In the genome of Syntrophomonadaceae bacterium, one region contains:
- a CDS encoding ATP-binding protein, which produces MYIRRHIEDTIHRVSGMYPAVIITGPRQVGKTTVLKQVCKDIRYISLDDPGIMEYAKTESGLFFKTYAPPILLDEVQYAPELFPYIKMIADETKEKRLFYMTGSQAFHLMKNVSESLAGRIGILQMLGLSLREIQGREDSTPFIPTSAYIENTGKETKAISHQDIWKIIHRGSMPRLYHEDIDDHFWRQFYGDYIRTYIERDVRALTQIGDHTAFLQFMRLLAAATGQMLNYSWIAKDIGKSVDTIKSWVSILRTSGIVFLLQPYYHNFNKRIVKTPKLYFMDTGLASYLAGWYTSDQLQFGAMSGTIFETFVISEIIKGYYNHGFDDLCFSYYRDKDLNEIDLVIESNGVLYPIEIKKTGNPSKQDIKSFVKLEGNEQRPVGEGGLICLVDEVRYLTPMSRIIPLRYI; this is translated from the coding sequence ATGTACATAAGAAGGCATATTGAGGACACAATTCATAGGGTATCAGGGATGTACCCTGCTGTGATTATAACGGGGCCGAGACAAGTGGGGAAAACGACGGTACTAAAACAAGTATGTAAGGACATTCGATACATTTCCCTTGATGATCCTGGAATCATGGAGTATGCAAAAACAGAAAGCGGACTGTTTTTTAAAACCTATGCTCCGCCTATTCTTTTGGATGAAGTTCAATATGCACCGGAATTGTTTCCATATATCAAGATGATTGCGGATGAAACGAAAGAGAAAAGATTGTTTTATATGACAGGTTCCCAAGCTTTCCATCTCATGAAAAATGTTTCCGAATCCTTAGCAGGAAGAATAGGCATTCTGCAAATGCTGGGGTTGTCCTTAAGGGAAATTCAAGGGAGAGAGGACAGCACGCCCTTCATTCCGACTTCCGCCTACATTGAGAATACAGGAAAGGAAACTAAAGCCATTTCACACCAGGATATTTGGAAGATTATACATAGAGGCTCAATGCCCAGGCTGTACCATGAAGATATTGATGACCACTTTTGGCGGCAGTTCTATGGGGACTACATCAGAACATATATAGAAAGGGATGTTCGTGCTCTGACCCAAATAGGGGATCATACCGCTTTTTTGCAGTTTATGCGGCTGCTTGCTGCAGCGACAGGACAAATGCTGAACTATTCGTGGATTGCAAAGGATATCGGCAAATCTGTAGATACGATAAAAAGCTGGGTATCGATCTTACGAACGTCGGGAATTGTTTTTTTGCTGCAGCCCTATTACCATAACTTTAACAAACGCATCGTCAAAACGCCGAAGCTATACTTTATGGACACCGGACTCGCAAGCTATCTTGCCGGCTGGTATACTTCCGATCAGCTACAGTTTGGCGCTATGAGCGGTACGATATTTGAAACCTTTGTCATATCTGAGATCATCAAGGGATATTATAATCATGGGTTTGATGACCTTTGCTTTAGTTATTACCGGGATAAGGATCTGAATGAAATCGATCTGGTTATTGAAAGTAATGGCGTTCTGTATCCAATTGAGATTAAGAAAACAGGAAATCCAAGTAAACAGGATATAAAGTCCTTTGTTAAGCTCGAAGGCAATGAACAAAGGCCTGTTGGCGAGGGCGGACTCATCTGCTTGGTGGATGAAGTAAGGTATTTAACCCCAATGAGCAGAATTATACCGCTTCGATATATATAA
- the pflA gene encoding pyruvate formate lyase-activating protein, whose product MKENTARIHSVETFGTQDGPGIRYVIFFQGCPLRCLYCHNRDTWDPRGGREKTLQELIDDIAQYKDFYLASGGGITASGGEPALQARFLLHLFTACRGMGLNTAIDTSGCTGPKPLVPLLPVTDLVLLDIKHINPAKHKELTGVSNERTLELARYLSLHQKAVWVRFVLIPGYTDDAEDISRLAEFLQELASLEKVEVLPYHTLGSYKWEELGLVNPLQGVQPPDPAKVAEAKAILSDHGLPVK is encoded by the coding sequence ATGAAAGAGAACACAGCCAGGATCCACTCGGTGGAAACCTTTGGCACCCAGGATGGGCCCGGCATCCGTTATGTAATTTTTTTTCAGGGTTGCCCTTTGCGCTGCCTGTACTGCCACAACCGGGATACCTGGGACCCCCGGGGAGGCCGGGAGAAAACCCTGCAGGAATTAATCGATGACATAGCTCAATACAAGGATTTTTACCTGGCCTCCGGCGGCGGTATAACAGCCTCGGGTGGTGAGCCGGCCCTGCAGGCCCGCTTTCTCCTCCACCTCTTCACCGCCTGCCGGGGCATGGGACTGAATACGGCCATCGACACCTCCGGCTGCACGGGACCAAAACCCCTGGTACCACTCCTGCCGGTAACTGACCTGGTTCTGCTGGACATCAAACACATCAACCCGGCGAAACACAAAGAGTTGACCGGGGTCAGCAACGAACGGACCCTCGAGCTGGCCCGCTACCTGTCTTTGCACCAAAAAGCTGTCTGGGTACGGTTTGTTTTAATCCCCGGCTACACCGACGACGCTGAGGATATCAGTCGTCTGGCAGAATTTTTACAGGAGCTTGCCAGCCTGGAGAAGGTCGAGGTCTTGCCTTATCATACCCTTGGTTCCTATAAATGGGAAGAGCTGGGGCTAGTAAACCCCCTGCAAGGGGTTCAGCCGCCAGACCCTGCCAAAGTGGCTGAAGCCAAGGCCATCCTGTCTGACCATGGACTGCCCGTAAAGTAA
- the pflB gene encoding formate C-acetyltransferase: MEAWQSFQPGYWQTTIDVRDFIQNNYTPYQGDGAFLSAATDSTKRLWLKVSKLMAEELKKGGTLDAETQIVSGITAYPPAYLDQELEKIVGLQTDRPLKRALMPYGGIRMAKEALAAYNYSINPEMEKVFKDYRKTHNQAVFDCYTPEMGRARKAGIITGLPDAYGRGRIIGDYRRVALYGVDRLVAAKQGDLAQLDRRVMDEKTIRRREEVAEEIKALAELKEMAAAYGYDISQPARNAAEAVQWLYFAYLAAIKQQNGAAMSLGRVSTFLDIYLERDLQQGLLPESAAQELIDHMVIKLRLVRFLRTPEYNQLFSGDPVWITESIGGMGIDGRTLVTRTSFRWLNTLTNLGPAPEPNMTVLWSRQLPEAFKLYCSQLSIDTSSIQYENDDLMRPRYGDDYGIACCVSAMRIGKEMQFFGARANLAKALLYAINGGQDEVLGIQVGPRFAPITSEYLDYQEVIERFDIVMEWLAALYINTLNIIHHMHDKYYYESLEMALHDLDIHRTMACGVAGLSVVADSLSAIKYGKVKTIRNEQGLVVDYQVGQDFPTMGNNDPLVDDLAVEIVMRFMYKLRKQVAYRQAEPTLSILTITSNIVYGQKTGSTPDGRRAGEPFAPGANPMHGREKKGAIAAMASVARLPYDYSRDGISYTFSIVPRSLGQDPAKRASHLAALLDGYFGKGGHHINANVYDKETLLDAMEHPEKYPQLTIRVSGYAVNFIKLTREQQLDVIHRTIHGL, translated from the coding sequence ATGGAGGCTTGGCAAAGTTTTCAGCCCGGTTATTGGCAGACCACCATTGATGTGCGGGACTTTATTCAAAATAACTATACACCCTACCAGGGGGATGGCGCTTTTCTATCCGCCGCTACCGACTCCACCAAGCGGTTATGGCTAAAGGTTTCAAAATTAATGGCTGAAGAGCTGAAAAAAGGCGGGACTTTGGATGCTGAGACGCAAATTGTATCCGGCATCACCGCTTACCCGCCAGCTTACCTTGACCAGGAATTGGAAAAGATTGTCGGATTACAGACAGACCGGCCCTTAAAAAGAGCCTTAATGCCTTATGGCGGTATTCGCATGGCCAAGGAGGCCCTGGCTGCCTACAACTATTCCATCAACCCGGAAATGGAGAAAGTTTTCAAGGATTACCGGAAAACACATAACCAGGCTGTTTTTGACTGCTATACCCCGGAAATGGGGCGAGCCCGGAAAGCGGGCATCATAACCGGGCTCCCTGACGCTTACGGCAGAGGGCGGATTATCGGCGACTACCGCAGGGTGGCTCTTTACGGTGTCGACAGGCTTGTTGCCGCCAAGCAGGGCGACCTGGCCCAATTAGACCGGAGGGTAATGGATGAAAAAACCATCCGACGGCGGGAAGAGGTCGCTGAGGAGATCAAAGCTTTAGCGGAACTGAAAGAAATGGCTGCCGCATACGGTTATGACATCTCCCAACCGGCCAGGAACGCTGCCGAAGCTGTCCAGTGGTTGTACTTTGCCTACCTGGCGGCAATAAAACAGCAGAACGGCGCTGCCATGAGCCTGGGCCGGGTTTCCACATTTTTGGACATTTACCTGGAAAGGGACCTGCAACAGGGCCTGCTGCCGGAGAGTGCGGCCCAGGAATTGATTGACCATATGGTGATCAAGCTGCGCCTGGTTCGCTTTCTGCGGACCCCGGAATACAACCAGCTGTTCAGCGGCGACCCGGTTTGGATTACTGAATCTATCGGGGGCATGGGCATCGACGGCCGCACCCTGGTCACCAGGACCTCTTTTCGCTGGCTCAATACCTTAACCAACCTGGGCCCGGCTCCTGAACCCAACATGACCGTCCTCTGGTCGCGGCAACTGCCGGAGGCCTTTAAACTTTACTGCAGCCAGCTGTCCATTGACACCAGCTCCATTCAGTATGAAAATGACGACCTGATGCGTCCCAGGTATGGAGACGATTATGGCATCGCCTGCTGCGTTTCGGCGATGCGCATCGGGAAAGAAATGCAGTTTTTTGGCGCCCGGGCCAATCTGGCCAAAGCCCTCCTTTATGCTATCAACGGAGGGCAGGATGAGGTTTTAGGGATCCAGGTTGGCCCCCGGTTTGCCCCCATTACCTCGGAGTACCTGGACTATCAGGAGGTGATAGAGCGGTTCGACATCGTGATGGAATGGCTGGCGGCCCTCTATATCAATACCTTGAATATTATTCATCACATGCATGACAAGTATTATTACGAGAGCCTGGAAATGGCCCTTCATGACCTGGATATCCACCGGACCATGGCCTGCGGCGTCGCCGGCTTATCTGTTGTCGCCGATTCCCTTAGCGCAATCAAATACGGGAAGGTAAAAACCATCAGAAATGAACAGGGTCTGGTGGTTGATTACCAGGTGGGACAGGACTTTCCCACCATGGGCAATAACGACCCCCTGGTGGACGATCTGGCGGTTGAGATAGTAATGCGCTTTATGTATAAGTTAAGAAAACAGGTTGCTTACCGTCAGGCCGAACCCACCTTATCCATTCTGACGATCACATCGAACATCGTCTACGGCCAGAAAACAGGCAGCACCCCCGATGGCCGCCGGGCTGGCGAGCCCTTTGCCCCCGGAGCCAATCCCATGCACGGGCGGGAGAAAAAAGGAGCTATTGCCGCCATGGCCTCGGTGGCCCGCCTGCCCTATGATTACTCCCGGGACGGCATCTCCTACACATTTTCTATTGTGCCCCGCTCCCTGGGCCAAGACCCGGCAAAGCGAGCCAGCCACCTGGCAGCCCTGCTGGACGGCTATTTCGGCAAGGGCGGTCACCACATCAATGCCAATGTTTATGATAAGGAAACCCTCCTGGACGCGATGGAGCATCCTGAAAAATACCCCCAACTGACCATCAGGGTTTCCGGCTACGCGGTCAATTTCATTAAACTGACCAGAGAACAGCAGCTGGATGTGATTCACCGCACTATTCACGGACTATAA
- the dapA gene encoding 4-hydroxy-tetrahydrodipicolinate synthase produces the protein MFKLQGIYAPIPTPFENDQIAFDKLAANMEFWLASKLTGIVVMGSNGEFVVLSQEEKKELISKACKMIQGRKPVLAGIGCESTKETIELAKHAADAGADAALALSPNYYKRAMSDELNKAFFQEVADACPIPLVMYNMPANTGINLSSKLIADMAKHPNIIGVKDSGGNIVQIAEIINNTPPDFSVFAGSASFLYPSLVLGATGGTLALANVLPDECAEIQELTEAGRHAEARALQLKLLDINNAVTARWGVSGLKAALEMQGLFGGEPRKPLLPLGEQERKTLAAILEKAKNPA, from the coding sequence TTGTTTAAACTTCAAGGAATTTACGCACCCATCCCGACACCCTTTGAAAATGATCAGATCGCATTCGACAAATTGGCTGCCAATATGGAGTTTTGGCTCGCTTCAAAACTGACTGGCATCGTTGTCATGGGTTCCAATGGGGAGTTTGTGGTGCTAAGCCAGGAAGAAAAAAAAGAGCTGATCAGCAAGGCCTGCAAGATGATTCAAGGGAGAAAGCCTGTACTGGCTGGCATTGGCTGCGAGTCAACCAAAGAGACCATTGAGCTGGCCAAGCATGCCGCCGATGCCGGGGCCGATGCTGCCTTAGCCTTAAGCCCTAATTATTACAAGCGGGCAATGAGCGATGAGTTGAATAAGGCTTTCTTTCAGGAAGTTGCCGATGCCTGCCCCATACCTTTGGTGATGTACAATATGCCTGCCAACACAGGGATTAATCTTTCTTCCAAATTAATCGCAGACATGGCTAAGCATCCAAATATTATTGGAGTCAAGGATTCCGGCGGCAATATTGTGCAGATCGCAGAGATCATAAATAATACCCCGCCGGATTTTTCCGTCTTTGCCGGTTCGGCAAGTTTTCTGTATCCCAGCCTTGTTTTGGGAGCAACCGGCGGCACACTTGCTTTAGCCAACGTATTGCCTGATGAATGCGCCGAAATTCAAGAACTGACAGAAGCAGGCAGGCATGCCGAAGCCAGGGCTTTGCAGCTAAAGCTTTTAGACATCAACAATGCCGTTACAGCACGCTGGGGCGTAAGCGGGCTGAAGGCGGCCTTGGAAATGCAGGGTCTTTTCGGGGGCGAGCCTCGCAAGCCCTTGTTGCCTTTGGGTGAGCAAGAAAGAAAAACCCTGGCGGCGATATTGGAAAAGGCCAAAAACCCGGCTTAG